A stretch of the Teredinibacter haidensis genome encodes the following:
- a CDS encoding DUF3360 family protein has protein sequence MTEIVAPQEHASAPTESDYQRDRRPASEFKNRSDYLDNELRVMNPRRWRLNLPTRDFNFEWEDIVPALAGTIGITVMFSAVMSAYANAFGLDQSFVIENVRLELLVSAVLFVILTSGFFNPRANLAGNHGPMIPLIGVIAASGGHPLALGIMISVFGLILSLSRGGSKLVTLSSHGVSGGLLIYLGSMGVVSQLGQFKEWALANDVGPVFFVVLIVTTVVYAWLAKIGKRWLAIPLCSAIALIISLLMGASLELTTTPGLPSLNPAYWWGADTGWKLGLPNLQHFIAVTPFAILAVAMWSPDFLGHRVFQALNYPKDAKNVLMDVDDTMTACSFRQGIASFLGGGNVSSSWGTYMIPMAIAKRPIPAGAILTGGLCIALAVSGYPMDITVWKPVMCIALLVGVFMPLLEAGIQMIKDTRGAETAGICILASAIVNPVFGWSLTMFLDNNGLIGDKKRAESLSFKDRVVIPGSAFLICVISMAVVGMLPGIPALMGN, from the coding sequence ATGACAGAGATCGTAGCTCCACAAGAGCACGCCTCCGCCCCGACTGAATCGGATTATCAACGCGACCGTCGACCGGCATCCGAATTTAAAAATCGATCAGATTATCTCGATAACGAATTGCGGGTTATGAATCCTCGTCGCTGGAGGTTAAACCTTCCGACACGTGATTTTAATTTTGAATGGGAAGATATTGTTCCTGCGCTGGCCGGAACCATTGGTATCACCGTTATGTTTTCAGCGGTGATGTCTGCGTACGCCAACGCGTTCGGACTCGACCAGTCCTTCGTTATCGAAAATGTGCGCTTGGAATTATTGGTGTCGGCAGTTCTGTTTGTCATTCTTACCTCAGGGTTTTTTAATCCACGCGCAAACCTTGCCGGAAACCACGGCCCAATGATTCCGCTGATTGGCGTTATCGCGGCGTCTGGCGGGCACCCGTTAGCATTGGGCATTATGATTTCTGTGTTTGGTTTAATCCTAAGTTTAAGTCGCGGAGGCTCAAAGCTCGTGACTCTCAGCTCCCACGGTGTTTCTGGCGGGCTGCTAATTTATTTAGGATCTATGGGCGTCGTCTCACAGCTAGGTCAGTTCAAAGAGTGGGCGCTGGCGAATGATGTGGGGCCGGTATTCTTTGTAGTCCTAATTGTTACCACCGTTGTTTACGCCTGGTTGGCAAAAATTGGAAAGCGTTGGCTTGCAATTCCGTTGTGCTCGGCGATAGCGCTGATTATTTCACTGTTGATGGGCGCCTCGCTGGAGCTAACAACAACGCCCGGCTTGCCCAGTCTTAATCCCGCCTACTGGTGGGGCGCGGATACTGGATGGAAACTTGGCCTGCCGAACCTTCAGCATTTTATTGCGGTAACGCCGTTTGCGATATTGGCTGTCGCTATGTGGTCTCCCGATTTTCTGGGGCACCGTGTTTTCCAGGCGCTGAATTATCCAAAAGATGCGAAAAATGTCTTGATGGATGTCGACGATACTATGACCGCCTGTTCCTTCCGACAGGGCATCGCTTCATTCCTGGGCGGCGGTAATGTCTCCTCTTCTTGGGGTACTTATATGATCCCTATGGCCATTGCCAAACGCCCAATTCCAGCCGGAGCTATTTTAACCGGTGGGTTGTGTATCGCATTAGCAGTTTCCGGGTACCCAATGGATATTACCGTATGGAAACCCGTTATGTGTATTGCGCTATTGGTTGGTGTATTTATGCCGTTACTCGAAGCGGGTATACAAATGATTAAGGATACAAGAGGTGCTGAAACTGCTGGGATTTGTATTTTGGCCTCGGCCATTGTCAACCCAGTATTTGGTTGGTCATTAACCATGTTCCTAGATAACAACGGCCTGATCGGTGACAAAAAACGAGCGGAATCTTTAAGTTTTAAAGACAGAGTTGTTATTCCGGGTTCTGCCTTTCTTATTTGCGTAATTTCAATGGCGGTGGTGGGTATGTTGCCAGGTATTCCCGCACTAATGGGGAATTAA
- a CDS encoding LysR family transcriptional regulator, which translates to MKFSLRQLQIFQLIAEHQRVSDAAKELHMSQSAASMGLAQLEASLGHPLFIRQGRRMDLTNYGLWLRPHVHEVLANCRTIEMGMSELDLVSGQIQLGVSQTPAEHLVPALFCQMDRSFPRLNLKLEVENTEHVIAGLLDYRYDLGIIEGRCDDERIAREVWCKDELVILASTQHPYSRQESTTLTQLELAQWILREPGAGTREIFDSSIHKYLKQLNVHREYEQVGVILALLVKGNYLGCLSRRSVEPWVESGQLKILNVPELSITREFLFIWRKQESDNPSRNAILKTAKSIVE; encoded by the coding sequence ATGAAGTTCAGCCTCCGACAGCTGCAAATATTCCAACTTATTGCCGAACACCAAAGAGTTTCGGACGCTGCAAAAGAGCTACATATGAGCCAATCTGCCGCCAGTATGGGCTTGGCTCAACTGGAAGCGTCACTGGGCCATCCGCTGTTTATACGCCAGGGCAGACGCATGGATTTAACCAATTACGGACTCTGGTTGCGGCCCCACGTTCACGAGGTATTGGCCAATTGCCGCACCATTGAAATGGGCATGAGTGAGCTGGATTTAGTCAGCGGTCAAATACAGCTGGGCGTAAGCCAAACGCCCGCCGAACACCTGGTTCCGGCGCTGTTTTGTCAGATGGACCGAAGCTTCCCGCGGCTCAATTTAAAGCTGGAAGTAGAGAATACTGAGCATGTAATCGCAGGCCTTTTAGACTACCGATATGACCTAGGTATCATCGAGGGACGCTGCGATGACGAACGTATTGCCAGGGAGGTGTGGTGCAAGGATGAGCTGGTAATTTTGGCGAGCACACAACATCCCTACAGTCGACAGGAAAGTACCACACTTACCCAGCTAGAGCTGGCACAGTGGATACTGCGCGAACCTGGAGCGGGCACCCGTGAAATTTTTGACTCGAGCATTCACAAATATTTAAAACAACTCAATGTCCACCGTGAATATGAACAGGTAGGAGTTATTTTAGCGCTGCTGGTTAAAGGTAACTATTTGGGATGTTTAAGCCGACGCTCAGTAGAACCCTGGGTTGAGAGCGGTCAGTTAAAAATATTGAATGTGCCCGAGCTGAGCATTACACGTGAGTTTCTGTTTATTTGGCGCAAGCAGGAATCCGATAACCCCAGTCGAAATGCCATATTGAAAACAGCAAAAAGTATTGTTGAATGA
- a CDS encoding cellulase family glycosylhydrolase, with product MNHKLTSLLTLTALLTLTACGPQRQVESAPTPAPLNAITYNGEQLYLSGFNLAWIDFAWDFGQGVHEKELRKALEKLVADGGNTLRWWVHTDGSMTPEWGDVDGKRLVTGPGGSFIEDLRKGLDIADEYGVYLVPSLWSFDMLKCNDHRTPPNAANATLLNNDEVLQSYIDKVLTPLVSELNKHPRLIAWELFNEPENMTEQWLPEQSTGFWHWDENTKKSSYVECKVPFRGPFPTMEQLQRTQAKMAAAIHRIALQNNENALVTTGSKSMGKYNSDVAGGYNWYQDDRMIAAADGDALAVLDFYEPHYYNNESKDGAWSPFHHHASYWQVDKPIVIGEFHPHPLDVLDDPLEVSQLCSRLQDLGYAGGWAWHWADGEKAQHEMEICLKSVKTK from the coding sequence GTGAACCACAAACTCACTAGCCTTCTCACCCTTACCGCCCTTCTCACCCTCACAGCCTGTGGCCCACAAAGGCAAGTTGAATCCGCGCCAACTCCCGCTCCACTCAACGCTATTACCTATAATGGGGAGCAACTTTACCTGAGTGGTTTCAACCTTGCTTGGATCGATTTCGCGTGGGATTTTGGCCAGGGCGTACACGAGAAAGAGCTGCGAAAGGCACTTGAAAAGTTAGTGGCGGACGGCGGCAATACTCTGCGTTGGTGGGTACATACCGATGGCAGTATGACGCCCGAGTGGGGCGATGTAGACGGAAAGCGGCTGGTTACAGGCCCGGGTGGCAGCTTTATCGAAGACTTGAGAAAGGGTTTGGATATTGCGGATGAGTACGGTGTTTACCTTGTTCCCTCGCTATGGTCATTCGATATGCTCAAATGCAACGACCACCGCACCCCTCCGAACGCAGCCAATGCCACACTACTGAATAACGATGAGGTTTTACAATCTTATATCGATAAGGTTCTAACGCCGCTGGTTAGCGAACTGAACAAGCACCCTCGTTTAATCGCCTGGGAACTCTTTAATGAGCCAGAAAATATGACCGAGCAATGGCTTCCAGAGCAGTCTACTGGGTTTTGGCATTGGGATGAGAACACAAAAAAATCGAGCTATGTCGAATGCAAAGTGCCGTTTAGAGGCCCCTTTCCCACAATGGAACAACTACAGCGCACCCAGGCGAAAATGGCGGCAGCCATTCACCGTATTGCACTACAAAACAACGAGAATGCACTGGTTACAACCGGCTCGAAATCCATGGGCAAGTACAACAGTGATGTTGCCGGCGGCTATAACTGGTACCAGGATGACCGTATGATCGCCGCCGCTGATGGCGACGCTCTGGCAGTATTGGATTTCTACGAGCCACACTATTACAACAACGAAAGCAAAGACGGCGCATGGTCACCTTTTCACCATCATGCATCCTACTGGCAAGTTGATAAACCTATCGTTATTGGCGAATTTCACCCCCACCCACTGGACGTATTGGACGACCCTCTGGAAGTGAGCCAGCTCTGCAGCCGCTTGCAAGACCTGGGGTATGCAGGAGGCTGGGCCTGGCATTGGGCCGATGGCGAAAAGGCTCAACATGAAATGGAAATCTGCCTGAAAAGCGTTAAAACAAAGTAA
- a CDS encoding HD-GYP domain-containing protein, giving the protein MNCLFGPLLNALNLVVLKQGLPGETELLTEIPPSMRALFSGNIGEPLSYLREMHFLENFSIDAGKHWAKRVAEPLRSGPWIEDGGAGRQLALEASAIFLDGERLLLIEDLGEKYQNDVRMLQEAREHLLVEECLELEVQKRTAQLKHREEQIAFRLLAAAGYRDEETGAHIRRIGLYSAVIAEALGWSREMVDQIRMAAPMHDIGKIGIPDAVLQKPGRLTAEEFEVMKTHAAIGAQMLSGTNIPMMNMAAEIARCHHERWDGAGYPEGLKASDIPEGARITTIADVYDALSHERVYKAAYDESTTLTIMSEMAGHHIDPDIYKVFLGLLPEIRRIKNEVTD; this is encoded by the coding sequence ATGAATTGTTTATTCGGGCCCCTTCTTAATGCTCTTAACCTTGTGGTTCTAAAGCAAGGCCTACCGGGTGAAACAGAGTTACTTACCGAAATTCCCCCCAGTATGCGCGCGTTGTTCTCCGGCAATATAGGCGAGCCCCTGAGTTATCTTCGAGAAATGCATTTTTTGGAAAACTTCTCTATCGATGCCGGTAAGCATTGGGCTAAGCGTGTCGCAGAGCCCTTGCGCTCGGGCCCCTGGATTGAAGACGGCGGTGCGGGTCGGCAGCTGGCGTTGGAAGCCTCGGCCATTTTTCTTGATGGCGAGCGCCTTCTATTAATAGAAGATTTAGGCGAGAAATATCAAAATGATGTACGTATGCTGCAGGAAGCTCGCGAGCATTTGTTGGTCGAAGAATGTTTGGAGTTGGAGGTTCAAAAACGTACCGCTCAATTAAAGCATCGTGAAGAACAGATTGCTTTTCGGTTATTAGCGGCAGCAGGTTATCGCGATGAAGAGACCGGTGCGCATATTCGTCGCATAGGATTGTACTCTGCGGTCATTGCCGAGGCGTTGGGCTGGAGTCGTGAGATGGTCGATCAGATTCGTATGGCCGCACCCATGCATGATATTGGAAAAATTGGTATTCCCGATGCAGTATTACAGAAACCTGGTCGTCTGACAGCGGAAGAATTTGAGGTGATGAAAACCCATGCGGCTATCGGTGCACAAATGCTTTCCGGTACCAATATTCCGATGATGAATATGGCCGCGGAGATTGCACGCTGCCATCATGAACGATGGGATGGAGCAGGCTACCCGGAGGGTCTGAAAGCAAGCGACATTCCCGAGGGCGCACGTATTACAACTATTGCCGATGTATATGATGCGCTAAGTCACGAGCGTGTATACAAAGCTGCGTATGATGAGTCGACAACACTTACCATTATGAGTGAAATGGCTGGCCACCATATAGATCCAGATATTTATAAGGTTTTTTTGGGTTTACTTCCTGAAATTCGCCGTATAAAAAACGAGGTCACGGACTAA
- a CDS encoding MBL fold metallo-hydrolase yields the protein MKYLYRLLCALSVVSISCTYAEENIQFKSTPLSPGMVLLEGVGGFAGGNILLSIGKDGVFMIDDSMPPLLDTLNKKIEEVAGKPIDFLINTHVHADHTGNNVAFAEQGAHIIAHENLRANLLEKGVPGKNGLEKAPKGALPVITFSQHLALHFNDVDAHLVYLGRAHTNGDTVVHFTGANIIHAGDVLFNGMFPYIDLGNGGSTEGYIAAQKMVYDMADDKTKIIAGHGPLANKSDLKASIEMLEDARKRVQVLIDKGLSEDEIVAKNPLEKYHEKWNWSFISTEKMTRTFYKGLTSSVKLEKVEKVHYH from the coding sequence ATGAAATATCTATATCGTCTTTTGTGTGCGTTGTCGGTGGTTTCGATTTCGTGCACTTATGCAGAAGAAAATATTCAATTTAAATCAACACCACTTTCGCCTGGAATGGTTCTATTAGAAGGTGTAGGTGGTTTTGCCGGTGGTAATATTCTACTCTCGATTGGAAAAGATGGTGTCTTTATGATTGATGACAGCATGCCACCGCTGTTAGACACCCTGAATAAAAAAATTGAAGAAGTTGCCGGTAAACCAATTGATTTTTTAATCAATACGCATGTGCATGCTGACCATACTGGAAATAATGTCGCTTTTGCCGAACAGGGGGCGCATATTATTGCGCATGAAAACCTGCGAGCGAATTTATTGGAAAAGGGTGTGCCTGGCAAGAACGGCCTGGAAAAGGCTCCCAAGGGGGCTCTTCCTGTAATCACTTTTTCCCAGCATTTAGCCTTGCACTTTAATGATGTTGATGCACATTTGGTGTACTTGGGTAGGGCGCATACAAACGGGGATACTGTTGTTCATTTTACTGGTGCCAATATTATCCACGCGGGTGATGTGTTGTTTAATGGGATGTTTCCGTATATCGATCTCGGCAATGGTGGGTCAACAGAGGGCTATATAGCCGCGCAAAAAATGGTTTATGATATGGCCGATGATAAGACCAAAATTATTGCCGGTCATGGCCCGTTGGCGAACAAGTCCGATCTGAAAGCGTCAATTGAGATGCTTGAAGACGCGAGAAAACGCGTTCAAGTCTTAATTGATAAGGGGCTTAGCGAAGACGAGATTGTCGCGAAAAACCCGCTGGAAAAATATCACGAAAAATGGAATTGGTCTTTTATCAGCACAGAGAAAATGACGCGTACTTTTTACAAGGGCTTAACGTCTTCGGTTAAGCTGGAAAAAGTAGAAAAGGTGCATTATCACTAG
- a CDS encoding OmpA family protein: METVAPKRTENVFAASGHEPTSGDDLQRLRSLLLGAELGELLALKQQLENPHQFSVSVAKVISEALQIRARQDSSVAAALGTTIENALQRSIGNNRRAIAHVLYPVMGPAIRKSIRESFAQLFESFNQALEQSFSLKSLGWRIDAWRSGRSYSEVVLLKTRLYHVEQVFLIHRDTGLLLHHLMSHDAISKDPDMVSGMLTAIQDFISDSFSVSEDARLSTMQLGDLTVLVEQGPEAVIASVVRGHVTSEYRGVMTASLEECHHVYGYEFQHYSGVSTALIRLEELLQPCLKSVLSPGFEKKKNSNWFASIFLMLVAIGLVFWAYGSYRSARQWNAMVDLLSHEPGIEILEHSYGKVRGLKDPLARPLSLILDPSHIHGKGFEFQWQNFISAAPELILKRAEKALQPPASVTLLFHNGTLAISGRADTAWQQKLERRAPLLLGVEQLETGGLVVIDPDAVKLQGLLEAVNGLVIYYAIGQVHPTDEDLANIDTLAGQLHETLRLSSSKNKGLTVRITGYTDASGEPGLNQEIARNRAQIIRDLLLQRGVSPNIIAAEGNVNTEAGEGSREQDQSLRRIGINASLKEP; this comes from the coding sequence ATGGAAACGGTTGCTCCGAAACGAACGGAAAACGTGTTCGCCGCTTCAGGTCACGAACCAACATCTGGCGATGATCTTCAGCGCTTGCGAAGTCTGCTTCTGGGTGCGGAGCTAGGTGAGTTATTGGCACTTAAGCAGCAGCTGGAAAACCCTCATCAGTTTAGTGTTTCAGTGGCGAAGGTTATCTCTGAAGCTTTGCAAATTCGGGCTCGCCAGGACAGCTCTGTAGCCGCGGCCTTGGGCACGACTATCGAAAACGCTTTACAACGTTCTATCGGTAATAATCGAAGAGCTATTGCCCATGTGCTGTACCCGGTTATGGGGCCTGCAATTCGTAAATCTATTCGGGAATCCTTTGCGCAGCTATTTGAAAGTTTTAACCAGGCCTTGGAGCAGAGTTTCTCGCTGAAATCCCTAGGTTGGCGTATTGACGCCTGGCGCAGTGGTCGCAGTTATTCCGAGGTGGTACTTTTAAAAACCAGGCTTTACCACGTAGAGCAGGTGTTTTTAATCCACCGCGATACGGGTTTACTGCTGCACCACCTGATGTCACACGACGCCATCAGTAAAGACCCTGATATGGTGTCGGGTATGTTAACGGCGATCCAAGATTTTATCTCCGACTCCTTTAGTGTTTCGGAGGATGCTCGGCTGAGCACTATGCAGTTGGGCGATCTTACCGTTTTAGTGGAACAGGGGCCCGAAGCTGTAATTGCTAGCGTTGTTCGCGGTCATGTGACATCTGAATACCGCGGTGTGATGACCGCCTCTTTGGAAGAGTGTCACCATGTCTATGGCTATGAATTTCAGCATTATTCTGGCGTGAGCACTGCTTTAATAAGGCTGGAGGAGTTGTTGCAGCCCTGCTTGAAGTCGGTGCTTTCTCCAGGGTTTGAGAAGAAAAAAAATTCCAACTGGTTTGCGTCTATTTTTCTGATGTTAGTCGCTATTGGTTTGGTTTTTTGGGCGTACGGCAGCTACCGCAGTGCTCGCCAGTGGAACGCTATGGTTGATTTGCTATCCCACGAACCCGGAATTGAAATCCTCGAACATTCCTACGGCAAAGTTCGAGGATTAAAAGATCCGTTGGCCAGGCCTCTATCGCTAATACTGGATCCATCTCATATACACGGAAAAGGGTTTGAGTTTCAGTGGCAGAATTTTATTTCCGCTGCGCCGGAATTGATCTTAAAGCGCGCAGAAAAAGCACTGCAGCCTCCAGCCAGTGTAACGCTGTTGTTCCATAATGGCACTTTGGCTATCTCTGGTCGCGCTGATACAGCTTGGCAGCAAAAGCTCGAACGCCGTGCACCTTTATTGTTAGGTGTTGAGCAGCTGGAGACTGGTGGGCTTGTGGTTATTGATCCCGATGCGGTTAAACTGCAGGGTTTGTTGGAAGCGGTTAATGGCCTGGTGATATATTACGCCATTGGACAGGTTCACCCCACAGATGAGGACCTAGCCAATATTGATACTTTGGCGGGTCAGCTACATGAGACTCTACGTTTGAGTTCATCGAAAAATAAAGGGCTAACGGTGCGGATTACGGGCTATACTGACGCCAGTGGTGAGCCGGGATTGAATCAGGAAATTGCCAGAAATCGGGCACAAATTATTAGAGATTTACTTCTTCAGCGAGGCGTTTCACCTAACATTATCGCAGCCGAAGGTAATGTAAATACGGAGGCTGGCGAAGGGTCGCGAGAGCAAGATCAGTCTCTCCGTCGTATTGGTATAAACGCTTCTCTAAAAGAACCGTAG
- a CDS encoding glycoside hydrolase family 5 protein has product MQRPDFSSNMRVALVAAAITLLTACGGGSSSGSSSSSSSSSLSESSSSSSAISSSSSSSSSSSSSQSSVVSSSSSSTSSSSSMAASGVPAITVSGSQVLFGGVETSIAGPSLFWANNGWGGEDYYTADVVTWVKQDWNAKLIRAAMGVNESGGYISDPTKNKNKVKTVVDAAIANDMYVIIDWHSHHAEEYQTEAIDFFTEMAQIYGNHNNVIYEIYNEPDNKFANGSDSGNTSWSDIKVYAEDVIAAIRAVDPDNLIIVGTPVWSQQVDTASNDPITSQINIAYTLHFYAGTHTGWLRDKATTAMNNGIALFVTEWGSVSANGDGAVATAETEAWMTFLKDNNISHANWALNDKNESASVLKPGSSVSGGWSDSDLTESGLLVKGIVKNW; this is encoded by the coding sequence ATGCAACGTCCCGATTTTTCTTCAAATATGAGGGTGGCCCTAGTCGCGGCCGCAATTACTCTTCTTACTGCCTGTGGTGGCGGAAGTTCTTCTGGTAGCTCTTCTTCATCTTCTTCCTCTTCGTTATCTGAAAGTAGTTCCAGTAGCAGCGCAATATCGTCCTCAAGCTCGTCTTCGAGCAGCTCTTCTTCATCACAAAGCTCTGTTGTCAGCAGTTCATCCAGCTCAACGTCTTCTAGCTCGTCTATGGCTGCCAGTGGTGTTCCTGCTATTACCGTAAGTGGTAGTCAGGTGTTATTTGGTGGGGTTGAAACCAGCATTGCGGGGCCAAGCTTATTTTGGGCGAATAATGGTTGGGGTGGCGAAGACTACTACACCGCAGACGTTGTTACCTGGGTTAAACAGGACTGGAATGCAAAACTGATCCGTGCGGCCATGGGTGTGAATGAAAGTGGGGGTTACATCTCCGACCCAACGAAGAACAAGAACAAAGTAAAGACCGTTGTTGATGCGGCAATCGCCAACGATATGTATGTGATTATCGATTGGCACAGCCATCACGCGGAAGAGTACCAGACAGAAGCGATTGATTTCTTTACTGAGATGGCTCAGATCTACGGAAACCATAACAATGTTATTTACGAAATTTATAATGAGCCAGACAACAAATTCGCTAACGGTAGCGATTCGGGTAATACGTCGTGGAGTGACATTAAAGTGTACGCTGAAGACGTGATCGCTGCGATCCGCGCAGTCGACCCCGATAATCTGATTATTGTGGGCACGCCCGTCTGGTCCCAGCAGGTGGATACAGCATCTAACGACCCTATTACGAGCCAAATCAATATTGCGTATACCCTGCATTTTTATGCGGGAACACATACCGGTTGGCTGCGCGATAAAGCGACAACGGCGATGAACAACGGTATTGCATTATTTGTAACCGAGTGGGGCAGTGTAAGCGCCAATGGTGATGGCGCCGTTGCGACAGCGGAAACAGAAGCTTGGATGACCTTTTTAAAGGATAACAATATCAGTCACGCCAACTGGGCGTTAAATGATAAGAACGAAAGTGCCTCGGTACTCAAGCCAGGTAGCAGTGTTTCTGGCGGTTGGTCCGATAGCGATTTAACCGAGTCGGGCCTTCTGGTGAAGGGCATTGTTAAGAACTGGTAA
- a CDS encoding Rab family GTPase — MIQKKICLIGAFAVGKTSLVKQFVESIFDERYLTTVGVKVDKKQLVCKGEDVTLMIWDLAGEDEFCKLKTSYLRGASGYILVVDPTRPKTLERALRLQKCSAEVLDNVPYVIALNKADLKQDWLLSDEDFQNLGALHSPVLHTSAKTGEEVEALFLSLAEQMIS, encoded by the coding sequence ATGATTCAAAAAAAAATTTGTTTAATTGGAGCTTTCGCCGTTGGTAAAACCAGCCTAGTTAAACAGTTTGTTGAAAGTATTTTTGATGAGCGTTATCTCACAACGGTAGGAGTGAAGGTCGATAAAAAACAACTTGTCTGTAAGGGCGAGGATGTTACATTGATGATTTGGGATCTGGCAGGGGAAGATGAGTTTTGTAAGCTGAAAACGTCCTACCTGCGCGGTGCGTCAGGTTATATTTTGGTGGTTGACCCCACCCGGCCTAAAACATTGGAGCGAGCCCTCCGTCTACAGAAGTGTTCTGCCGAAGTTCTCGATAATGTGCCGTACGTGATAGCCTTAAATAAAGCGGATCTAAAACAGGATTGGTTGCTAAGCGACGAAGATTTTCAAAACCTGGGTGCGTTGCATAGCCCGGTTTTACATACCAGTGCTAAAACTGGTGAAGAAGTCGAAGCGTTATTTTTATCTCTTGCAGAGCAAATGATTAGTTAG
- a CDS encoding TIR domain-containing protein, protein MSKLFISYSRYNVEAVQILAADLEAVAHDAWYDSALTGGQRWWNSILANIEKADIFVFALTKDSLESTACRSELKYAFELNKRILPVLLADDVNLGLLPKALSEFQVVKYLRDDKHSLAALIKAIHNIPPAGALPETPPVRPEVPISYLVTVKERIDSSETLGYKEQLSIVIDLKNQLKEIRSKQEIRELLLRLKGRDDLLAKVNAEIEALVKDIEHGAVPEPAEKLLTDGVERMESSREVLFCKNCGNKNGGGSKFCGNCGSGLSAAVEGLIREPEIEPKETSGYQTPEPAESPDTQRRTFICSAERAQSLIMETEKWLEAQGYECQKIHTEEGALLLQVTKVGAWKKLIGMATSLNVVFYQKGDSLVIEIGAGKWIDKAVAGTVSLFVLWPLAVTAGIGAWQQIKMPEKVYDFIDAYLRKSVVNNH, encoded by the coding sequence ATGTCGAAATTGTTTATTAGTTATAGCCGCTATAACGTTGAAGCTGTTCAGATTCTTGCTGCGGATCTGGAAGCCGTCGCTCACGATGCTTGGTACGATAGCGCTTTAACGGGAGGCCAGCGTTGGTGGAACAGTATATTAGCTAATATTGAAAAAGCCGACATATTCGTTTTTGCTCTCACCAAAGACTCGCTTGAGTCTACCGCATGTCGAAGTGAGCTTAAGTATGCGTTTGAACTCAATAAACGCATACTCCCCGTTTTGTTGGCAGACGATGTTAATCTAGGCTTGCTGCCAAAGGCCTTGTCTGAGTTTCAAGTTGTAAAATACCTGCGGGACGATAAGCACTCCCTGGCCGCGCTGATCAAAGCGATACACAATATTCCTCCTGCTGGAGCTTTACCTGAAACGCCGCCTGTTCGTCCAGAAGTCCCCATCTCCTATCTTGTTACCGTAAAAGAGCGAATCGATTCCAGCGAGACACTAGGATACAAAGAACAGCTTTCAATTGTGATTGACTTAAAAAACCAGTTAAAAGAAATTCGCAGTAAACAGGAAATTCGGGAGTTGTTGTTACGTTTAAAAGGGAGGGATGATTTGCTGGCCAAGGTTAATGCAGAAATAGAGGCGTTGGTTAAAGATATAGAACACGGGGCGGTACCAGAACCCGCTGAGAAACTTTTGACTGATGGTGTTGAGAGAATGGAGTCCTCCCGCGAGGTACTGTTTTGTAAAAATTGCGGTAACAAGAATGGCGGAGGGTCAAAATTTTGCGGGAATTGCGGTTCAGGCTTATCTGCCGCCGTTGAAGGCCTTATACGAGAACCGGAGATTGAGCCAAAAGAAACTTCTGGCTATCAAACCCCTGAGCCCGCTGAGAGCCCTGATACGCAAAGACGGACCTTTATCTGTAGTGCGGAACGCGCCCAGTCATTAATTATGGAAACGGAAAAATGGTTGGAGGCTCAAGGCTACGAGTGTCAAAAAATCCATACCGAAGAAGGCGCGCTTTTACTACAGGTGACGAAAGTGGGGGCGTGGAAAAAGTTGATTGGAATGGCCACCTCGCTAAATGTGGTTTTCTACCAGAAAGGTGATTCTCTTGTGATTGAAATTGGTGCAGGGAAATGGATCGACAAAGCTGTTGCTGGTACGGTAAGCCTTTTTGTTCTCTGGCCTTTGGCCGTTACCGCAGGCATTGGTGCCTGGCAGCAAATAAAAATGCCTGAAAAAGTGTACGATTTTATTGATGCCTACCTTCGGAAATCGGTTGTGAACAATCATTAG